In the Halorubrum ruber genome, TCGTCGGGGTCGAAGACGCGCTCACCGACGTGCTCGCCGTCTATCGTCCGGTGGAAACACGAGCGGTGACCGGTGTGGCAGGCCCCGCCAGCCTGGTCGACGAGGTACAGAAGGGTGTCGGCGTCGCAGTCGACCCGGACCTCCCGGACCGACTGGGTGTGGCCGGAGGTACCTCCCTTGTGCCAGATCTCCTCGCGGGACCGGGAGTAGTAGTGGGCCTCGCCGGTCTCGCGGGTGCGCGCGAGCGCCTCGGGCGAGACGTACGCGAGCATCAACACCTCGCCGGAGTCGGCGTCCTGGGCGACCGCCGGCACCAACCCGCTCTCGCCGAAGTCGACGTCGATCGGCTCGGCCTCCGCGTCGGCGTCACTCATGGCTGTCCGGAGGCGTGGCGCTCGAATAGTCCTTGTGTCTGCGGTCACCGCGCGGGAGCGCCTGCCGCGAGGCGACTCGGGTGCGCTACCCGTCGCGAGCGTCTCGTGTGCGCTACCCGTCGCGAGCGCCTCGGGCGCGCTACCCCAGCCGCAAGACGAGCGCGTCGCCGTCGGCGTACGCGTCCGGCCGCCGCTCGACGACTTCGAAGCCGAGCGACTCGTAGAGGGCGAGCGCCGCGTCGTTGTCCGGGTGCGCCTGGAGCGTCACCGGGCCGTCGGCGTCGGCGATGGCCGCGCGGAGGAGCCCGCGGGCGCGCCCCTCCCGGCGGAAGGCGGGCGCGACGACCAGCTCGGCGACGTGGACGCC is a window encoding:
- the hisI gene encoding phosphoribosyl-AMP cyclohydrolase encodes the protein MSDADAEAEPIDVDFGESGLVPAVAQDADSGEVLMLAYVSPEALARTRETGEAHYYSRSREEIWHKGGTSGHTQSVREVRVDCDADTLLYLVDQAGGACHTGHRSCFHRTIDGEHVGERVFDPDEVY